One stretch of Nocardioides perillae DNA includes these proteins:
- a CDS encoding DUF305 domain-containing protein: protein MGEEQQQERHERRMYARFAAMIATSGAVMFVLMYSSVYDLGHVHYSQERLYMALTSTGAMALVMLAFMASMMYRSKVWNAVVVAVALAVGLGAFAASRTQLAIGDERYMQAMVPHHSIAILTSERADIDDVRVRELADQIIVAQRREIEEMEWLLEDIEQHGLATTQEEAAERPVPDFEATAAPAPEPARGSAQQRGWFVAAVGPVLDAGRSLRARMDQG from the coding sequence GTGGGCGAGGAGCAGCAGCAGGAGCGACACGAGAGGCGGATGTACGCCCGGTTCGCCGCGATGATCGCGACGTCCGGGGCCGTGATGTTCGTGCTGATGTACAGCAGCGTCTACGACCTGGGCCACGTGCACTACAGCCAGGAGCGCCTCTACATGGCGCTGACCTCCACCGGCGCGATGGCCCTGGTGATGCTCGCCTTCATGGCCTCGATGATGTACCGCAGCAAGGTGTGGAACGCGGTGGTCGTGGCCGTCGCGCTCGCGGTCGGGCTCGGCGCCTTCGCTGCGTCCCGCACCCAGCTGGCCATCGGCGACGAGCGCTACATGCAGGCGATGGTCCCGCACCACTCGATCGCGATCCTCACGAGCGAGCGCGCCGACATCGACGACGTGCGGGTCCGCGAGCTCGCCGACCAGATCATCGTGGCCCAACGCCGCGAGATCGAGGAGATGGAGTGGCTGCTCGAGGACATCGAGCAGCACGGCCTCGCCACGACGCAGGAGGAGGCCGCCGAGCGACCGGTGCCGGACTTCGAGGCCACCGCCGCCCCGGCGCCCGAGCCCGCGCGCGGCTCCGCGCAGCAGCGGGGCTGGTTCGTCGCGGCCGTGGGGCCGGTGCTCGACGCCGGGCGTTCGTTGCGCGCACGCATGGATCAGGGCTGA
- a CDS encoding molybdopterin-dependent oxidoreductase gives MGRLDRIAEPWGTRTPYGPGETWPVRVDQHLAEGLGDDDVDAWHQSASILHSNGDGLDIAVKDGRIVGVRGRAEDRVNHGRLGPKDLYGWQANGSPDRLTKPLVRRDGELVETDWDTAMEAVAGRTKELLAERGASSIAFYTTGQLFLEEYYTLGLIAHGGIGTNHVDGNTRLCTATAAAALKESFGCDGQPGSYTDLDHADVICLYGHNMAETQTVLWTRILDRLAGPHPPAIVCVDPRETPVARAATVHLAPRPGTNVMLMNALLHEVLAHDWVDHDYVEAHAVGFPELQKMLQGYSVERAAEVCGVLEADLREAARLIGTSERLFSTVLQGFYQSHQATAAAVLVNNVHIVRGMLGKPGCGILQMNGQPTAQNTRECGADGDLPAFRNWSNDAHVEDLARVWNIDPVDIPHYTAPTHAMQIMRYVEDGSIRFLYVTATNPAVSMPELQRMRSILSQDRLFLVVQDIFLSETAQLADVVLPAATWGEKTGTFTNVDRTVHLSEKAVEPPGEARSDFDILVDYARRLDLRDKDGAPLVKWTTPEEAFEGWKECTRGRPCDYTGLSYDELRGGSGIQWPCNDEHPDGTERIYEDGQFWSAPDYCESYGRDLVTGTPVSPTEYRALNPDGKAVLKAAEYVVPHEVPSSDYPFQLITGRTLYHFHTRTKTARAPQLQAAAPEVWVECSAADAAEQGWAEGDLLEVRTPRGRVTARLRVSGIRQGVLFLPFHYGYWDTGAGHQPGDDAGDGGRAANELTMTDWDPASKQPLFKTAAATATRLRGADGEPSRAPTTTASRPVGDGGPPVPDTRGGDAAQADERLETVGGAR, from the coding sequence GTGGGACGACTCGACCGGATAGCGGAGCCGTGGGGCACCCGCACGCCGTACGGACCGGGGGAGACCTGGCCGGTGCGCGTCGACCAGCACCTCGCCGAGGGGCTCGGCGACGACGACGTCGACGCCTGGCACCAGTCCGCCTCGATCCTGCACTCCAACGGTGACGGCCTCGACATCGCGGTCAAGGACGGGCGCATCGTGGGGGTGCGCGGTCGCGCGGAGGACCGGGTCAACCACGGGAGGCTCGGGCCCAAGGACCTCTACGGCTGGCAGGCGAACGGCTCGCCCGACCGGCTCACGAAGCCGCTGGTCCGCCGCGACGGCGAGCTCGTCGAGACCGACTGGGACACCGCGATGGAGGCGGTCGCCGGCCGCACGAAGGAGCTGCTCGCCGAGCGCGGCGCCAGCTCGATCGCCTTCTACACGACCGGCCAGCTGTTCCTCGAGGAGTACTACACGCTCGGGCTCATCGCCCACGGCGGCATCGGCACCAACCACGTCGACGGCAACACCCGGCTGTGCACCGCCACCGCCGCCGCGGCGCTCAAGGAGTCGTTCGGCTGCGACGGCCAGCCGGGCTCCTACACCGACCTCGACCACGCCGACGTGATCTGCCTCTACGGCCACAACATGGCCGAGACGCAGACGGTGCTGTGGACGCGCATCCTCGACCGCCTCGCGGGGCCCCACCCGCCCGCGATCGTCTGCGTCGACCCCCGCGAGACACCGGTGGCGCGCGCGGCGACGGTCCACCTCGCGCCGCGACCCGGCACCAACGTGATGCTGATGAACGCGCTGCTGCACGAGGTGCTCGCCCACGACTGGGTCGACCACGACTACGTCGAGGCGCACGCCGTCGGCTTCCCCGAGCTGCAGAAGATGCTGCAGGGCTACTCCGTCGAGCGGGCCGCCGAGGTGTGCGGGGTGCTCGAGGCCGACCTGCGGGAGGCCGCGCGACTGATCGGCACCTCCGAGCGGCTCTTCTCCACGGTGCTCCAGGGCTTCTACCAGTCCCACCAGGCCACCGCCGCGGCCGTGCTGGTCAACAACGTCCACATCGTGCGCGGCATGCTCGGCAAGCCGGGCTGCGGGATCCTGCAGATGAACGGGCAGCCCACCGCCCAGAACACCCGCGAGTGCGGGGCCGACGGTGACCTCCCCGCCTTCCGCAACTGGAGCAACGACGCCCACGTCGAGGACCTCGCGCGGGTCTGGAACATCGACCCGGTGGACATCCCGCACTACACCGCGCCGACGCACGCGATGCAGATCATGCGCTACGTCGAGGACGGCTCGATCCGGTTCCTCTACGTGACGGCCACGAACCCCGCGGTGTCGATGCCCGAGCTGCAGCGGATGCGCAGCATCCTGTCCCAGGACCGGTTGTTCCTCGTCGTGCAGGACATCTTCCTCTCCGAGACCGCGCAGCTCGCCGACGTCGTGCTGCCGGCGGCCACCTGGGGCGAGAAGACCGGCACCTTCACCAACGTCGACCGCACCGTGCACCTCTCCGAGAAGGCGGTCGAGCCGCCCGGCGAGGCCCGCTCGGACTTCGACATCCTCGTCGACTACGCCCGCCGCCTCGACCTGCGCGACAAGGACGGGGCGCCGCTGGTGAAGTGGACGACGCCGGAGGAGGCGTTCGAGGGGTGGAAGGAGTGCACCCGCGGTCGGCCCTGCGACTACACCGGCCTGTCCTACGACGAGCTGCGCGGCGGCAGCGGCATCCAGTGGCCGTGCAACGACGAGCACCCCGACGGCACCGAGCGCATCTACGAGGACGGGCAGTTCTGGTCCGCGCCCGACTACTGCGAGTCCTACGGTCGCGACCTCGTCACCGGCACGCCGGTCTCCCCGACGGAGTACAGGGCGCTCAACCCCGACGGCAAGGCGGTCCTCAAGGCCGCCGAGTACGTCGTGCCCCACGAGGTGCCCTCGTCCGACTACCCCTTCCAGCTCATCACCGGCCGCACGCTCTACCACTTCCACACCCGCACGAAGACCGCCCGCGCGCCGCAGCTGCAGGCCGCCGCGCCCGAGGTGTGGGTCGAGTGCTCGGCCGCCGACGCCGCCGAGCAGGGGTGGGCCGAGGGCGACCTGCTCGAGGTCCGCACGCCGCGCGGACGGGTGACCGCCAGGCTGCGCGTGAGCGGCATCCGCCAGGGGGTGCTCTTCCTGCCCTTCCACTACGGCTACTGGGACACCGGCGCGGGCCACCAGCCCGGCGACGACGCGGGCGACGGTGGTCGCGCGGCCAACGAGCTGACCATGACCGACTGGGACCCCGCCTCGAAGCAGCCGCTCTTCAAGACCGCCGCCGCGACGGCGACCCGGCTCCGGGGAGCCGACGGCGAGCCGTCGCGCGCGCCCACCACGACCGCCTCGCGACCGGTCGGCGACGGCGGGCCACCCGTGCCGGACACCCGGGGAGGAGACGCCGCGCAGGCCGACGAGCGGCTGGAGACCGTGGGAGGTGCGCGGTGA
- a CDS encoding MarR family transcriptional regulator yields MSELDDRGPAGAPDSLDGPVDPDRTAYDAARATEALLAVSRTMTAVVARTLSAVAEEITVPQLRALVLLDSRGPVNLATLAQHLDVNPSNASRTCDQLVASGKVERATAEDDRRQVRLRLTDRGTAFVAGLMEARRDLLRAVVDRVPPDDLAVLARGLEAFSAAVAAAPPQETVGLPDGRIIPWLL; encoded by the coding sequence GTGAGCGAGCTCGACGACCGCGGCCCCGCAGGCGCCCCCGACAGCCTCGACGGCCCCGTCGACCCCGACCGCACGGCGTACGACGCGGCGCGCGCCACCGAGGCGCTCCTCGCGGTCTCGCGCACCATGACCGCGGTCGTGGCCCGCACCCTGTCCGCGGTCGCCGAGGAGATCACGGTCCCGCAGCTGCGCGCGCTCGTGCTGCTGGACTCCCGGGGGCCGGTGAACCTCGCGACCCTGGCTCAGCACCTCGACGTCAACCCCTCGAACGCCAGCCGCACCTGCGACCAGCTGGTCGCCTCCGGCAAGGTCGAGCGGGCGACCGCCGAGGACGACCGTCGGCAGGTGCGGCTGCGCCTGACCGACCGCGGCACGGCCTTCGTCGCCGGCCTGATGGAGGCGCGTCGCGACCTCCTCCGCGCCGTCGTCGACCGGGTGCCGCCCGACGACCTGGCCGTGCTCGCGCGCGGCCTGGAGGCGTTCTCCGCCGCGGTGGCCGCTGCGCCGCCCCAGGAGACCGTCGGCCTGCCCGACGGCCGGATCATCCCGTGGCTGCTGTGA
- a CDS encoding four-helix bundle copper-binding protein codes for MTHHDTTAQMIRSHPAAAGGGLGLDPQVLADCIDACTTCAQACTACADACLGEEMVAELRRCIRTDLDCADVCDATGRVLSRLTPGDLGLVRSLVQACADACRACGDECEQHAGMHEHCRVCAEACRRCEAACRRVLEALSV; via the coding sequence ATGACCCACCACGACACCACCGCCCAGATGATCCGCTCCCACCCGGCTGCCGCTGGCGGCGGCCTCGGCCTCGACCCGCAGGTCCTGGCCGACTGCATCGACGCCTGCACGACGTGTGCACAGGCCTGCACGGCCTGCGCCGACGCCTGCCTGGGTGAGGAGATGGTCGCCGAGCTGCGCCGGTGCATCCGCACCGACCTCGACTGCGCCGACGTCTGCGACGCCACCGGCCGTGTGCTCTCGCGCCTCACGCCGGGCGACCTCGGCCTCGTCCGGTCGCTCGTGCAGGCCTGCGCCGACGCCTGCCGGGCGTGCGGCGACGAGTGCGAGCAGCACGCCGGGATGCACGAGCACTGCCGGGTCTGCGCCGAGGCGTGTCGCCGCTGCGAGGCGGCGTGCCGCCGAGTCCTCGAGGCCCTCTCGGTCTGA
- a CDS encoding GAF domain-containing protein codes for MASRPLEPLPETVEAVGELGPGPDDDLLPELGRLVSRATEVVPSLAGVSLARSHDGVTFTLVSSSERAAALDAVQYVDGGPCIESGHHAEVHDPRPDDPLDEERWRLFAAATAAHGVRSTLTLPVLAEGDVVGTVNLYAAQPHAFDDRVGPLAEVFGAWAEGAVTNADLSFSTRDAAREAPQRLRDRSTFEVATGIVAAQLDVDVEAAEAHLLDAAAQAGVEPVELALEVIRVRWGR; via the coding sequence GTGGCCTCGCGCCCGCTCGAGCCCCTCCCGGAGACCGTCGAGGCGGTCGGCGAGCTCGGGCCCGGGCCCGACGACGACCTGCTCCCCGAGCTGGGCCGCCTGGTCTCCCGCGCCACCGAGGTCGTGCCGTCGCTGGCCGGGGTGAGCCTGGCGCGCAGCCACGACGGCGTCACGTTCACCCTCGTGTCGTCCTCCGAGCGGGCCGCCGCGCTCGACGCGGTGCAGTACGTCGACGGCGGACCCTGCATCGAGAGCGGCCACCACGCCGAGGTGCACGACCCCCGGCCCGACGACCCGCTCGACGAGGAGCGCTGGCGCCTCTTCGCCGCCGCCACGGCCGCGCACGGCGTGCGCAGCACGCTGACCCTGCCGGTCCTCGCCGAGGGCGACGTGGTCGGCACCGTCAACCTGTACGCCGCCCAGCCGCACGCCTTCGACGACCGGGTCGGCCCGCTCGCCGAGGTCTTCGGTGCGTGGGCGGAGGGCGCCGTCACCAACGCCGACCTGTCCTTCTCCACCCGCGACGCCGCGCGGGAGGCGCCGCAGCGGTTGCGCGACCGCTCGACCTTCGAGGTCGCGACCGGGATCGTCGCGGCCCAGCTCGACGTCGACGTCGAGGCGGCCGAGGCCCACCTGCTCGACGCCGCCGCGCAGGCGGGCGTCGAGCCGGTGGAGCTCGCCCTCGAGGTGATCCGGGTGCGCTGGGGCCGCTGA
- a CDS encoding helix-turn-helix transcriptional regulator, with protein sequence MTTSTLTLTLVDDCEVSIAGLQAVLAPFAERVEIVDPCQALRDPSGIDVILYEPVRQSDFSRSLLRDLQKRAEAVAVVWSWARPEELPVHTAGPCLPKSLPAARLVAALEALREGRPTPWAETPAPPPAPRAPRPRVADLLAASVERAEEVAAQEAEEEARRVAEDGGRPGGVRLTPREQQVLALLTRGLTNTEMADQLTLSVNSVKTYLRQAYRKIGASRRAQAVAWSLENGLAGLAATLTEVQATTPPAETGPARTAAPAPAAAAAVAPVSVPAVVARTPLAAGAVS encoded by the coding sequence ATGACGACCAGCACGCTCACCTTGACCCTCGTCGACGACTGCGAGGTCTCGATCGCCGGACTCCAGGCCGTGCTCGCCCCCTTCGCCGAGCGTGTCGAGATCGTCGACCCGTGCCAGGCGCTGCGCGACCCGTCGGGCATCGACGTCATCCTCTACGAGCCGGTGCGCCAGTCCGACTTCAGCCGGTCGCTGCTGCGCGACCTGCAGAAGCGGGCCGAGGCGGTCGCGGTCGTCTGGTCGTGGGCCCGTCCCGAGGAGCTGCCGGTCCACACCGCAGGCCCCTGCCTGCCCAAGTCGCTGCCGGCCGCGCGCCTGGTCGCCGCCCTCGAGGCGCTGCGCGAGGGCCGGCCCACCCCGTGGGCCGAGACCCCCGCGCCCCCGCCGGCGCCGCGCGCGCCGCGGCCCCGCGTCGCCGACCTGCTGGCGGCCTCCGTCGAGCGGGCCGAGGAGGTCGCCGCACAGGAGGCCGAGGAGGAGGCCCGCCGCGTCGCCGAGGACGGCGGCCGCCCCGGTGGTGTGCGCCTCACGCCGCGGGAGCAGCAGGTGCTGGCGCTGCTCACCCGCGGCCTGACCAACACCGAGATGGCCGACCAGCTCACGCTGAGCGTCAACTCCGTCAAGACCTACCTGCGCCAGGCCTACCGCAAGATCGGCGCCAGCCGCCGCGCCCAGGCCGTCGCGTGGAGCCTCGAGAACGGCCTCGCCGGCCTCGCCGCCACCTTGACCGAGGTGCAGGCGACGACCCCGCCCGCCGAGACCGGCCCGGCGCGCACCGCCGCTCCGGCCCCGGCGGCCGCGGCGGCCGTCGCCCCGGTGTCGGTGCCCGCCGTGGTCGCGCGCACCCCCCTCGCCGCCGGCGCGGTGTCCTGA
- a CDS encoding sigma-70 family RNA polymerase sigma factor has product MASAAEREERRVATRELYEQVRATDDEAERRELWDRIVVLNMPVAEAVARRLGGRGSSLDDLYQVAYAALVRVVRAYDPSKGEDLLSYAVPSISGEVRRHFRDHGWAVRPPREVQRAHGRVSAQGPLPERCSVASVSRIAGDVGEDAATVYEALSAGSCRRAVSLDHPFLDGEGDSLGAFLADAEDRSMGCADARLLLEPLLRALDPLERAVLRLRFAEGLTQREIAAELGLTQARVSRLLHRVLTSMRASLAGLDEVAVAS; this is encoded by the coding sequence ATGGCGAGCGCCGCGGAGCGCGAGGAGCGGCGGGTCGCGACCCGCGAGCTCTACGAGCAGGTGCGCGCCACCGACGACGAGGCCGAGCGGCGCGAGCTGTGGGACCGGATCGTCGTGCTCAACATGCCGGTCGCCGAGGCCGTCGCGCGCCGGCTGGGCGGGCGCGGCTCCTCCCTCGACGACCTCTACCAGGTCGCCTACGCCGCGCTGGTGCGCGTCGTGCGCGCCTATGACCCGAGCAAGGGCGAGGACCTCCTCAGCTACGCCGTCCCGAGCATCAGCGGCGAGGTGCGCCGCCACTTCCGCGACCACGGCTGGGCCGTCCGCCCGCCGCGCGAGGTGCAGCGCGCCCACGGCCGGGTCTCGGCGCAGGGCCCGCTGCCCGAGCGCTGCAGCGTGGCGAGCGTCAGCCGCATCGCCGGCGACGTCGGCGAGGACGCCGCCACCGTCTACGAGGCCCTGAGCGCCGGCTCGTGCCGCCGTGCCGTGAGCCTCGACCACCCCTTCCTGGACGGCGAGGGCGACAGCCTGGGCGCGTTCCTGGCCGACGCCGAGGACCGGTCGATGGGCTGCGCCGACGCGCGACTGCTGCTCGAGCCGCTGCTGCGCGCGCTCGACCCGCTGGAGCGCGCGGTCCTGCGGCTGCGCTTCGCCGAGGGCCTCACCCAGCGCGAGATCGCCGCCGAGCTCGGCCTCACCCAGGCCCGCGTCTCCCGGCTGCTGCACCGGGTGCTCACCTCGATGCGGGCCTCGCTGGCCGGCCTCGACGAGGTCGCGGTCGCCTCCTAG
- a CDS encoding cold-shock protein, whose translation MAQGTVKWFNAEKGFGFIAQEDGGDDVFVHYSAIQTQGYKSLDENQKVEFDVTQGPKGPQAENVRPA comes from the coding sequence ATGGCTCAGGGCACCGTGAAGTGGTTCAACGCCGAGAAGGGTTTCGGCTTCATCGCGCAGGAGGACGGCGGCGACGACGTCTTCGTGCACTACTCGGCGATCCAGACCCAGGGCTACAAGTCCCTGGACGAGAACCAGAAGGTCGAGTTCGACGTCACGCAGGGCCCCAAGGGCCCGCAGGCGGAGAACGTCCGCCCCGCCTGA
- a CDS encoding NUDIX hydrolase produces the protein MPSSEVLAAGVVVTRRGRQVLLIHRPRYDDWSFPKGKLDPGEHPTAAAVREVEEETGLHVRLGPPLPGQDYAVAGGRRKHVDYWVGRVVGSDDVSGWRATDEVDQVRWVPWDDAAALLTHDHDRVTLARAAAVRKKTRALLVLRHGDAFPRREWERDDRLRPLAERGTLQAQALVPVLAAYDVTTVATSSSARCVGTVEPYAATTGFGLEAHDVLSEEDATPEAVAGVVEELLARDSGVVVCTHRPVLPLVLGALGVEEQRLAPGDALVVHHRKGRVVATEVQRPL, from the coding sequence ATGCCGAGCAGCGAGGTCCTCGCCGCGGGCGTGGTCGTCACCCGGCGGGGCCGCCAGGTGCTGCTCATCCACCGACCGCGCTACGACGACTGGTCCTTCCCCAAGGGCAAGCTCGACCCGGGGGAGCACCCCACCGCCGCCGCCGTCCGCGAGGTCGAGGAGGAGACCGGCCTGCACGTGCGGCTCGGCCCGCCCCTGCCCGGGCAGGACTACGCGGTGGCCGGCGGTCGCCGCAAGCACGTCGACTACTGGGTCGGGCGCGTCGTCGGCAGCGACGACGTCTCCGGGTGGCGCGCCACCGACGAGGTCGACCAGGTGCGCTGGGTGCCGTGGGACGACGCCGCCGCGCTGCTGACCCACGACCACGACCGCGTGACGCTCGCGCGGGCGGCCGCGGTGCGCAAGAAGACCCGTGCGCTCCTGGTGCTGCGCCACGGCGACGCCTTCCCGCGGCGGGAGTGGGAGCGCGACGACCGCCTCCGCCCCCTCGCCGAGCGCGGCACGCTGCAGGCCCAGGCGCTCGTGCCCGTCCTCGCGGCGTACGACGTGACGACGGTCGCCACCTCCAGCAGCGCGCGGTGCGTGGGGACCGTCGAGCCCTACGCCGCGACCACCGGCTTCGGTCTGGAGGCGCACGACGTGCTGAGCGAGGAGGACGCGACGCCCGAGGCGGTGGCGGGCGTGGTCGAGGAGCTGCTCGCCCGCGACTCCGGCGTCGTGGTGTGCACCCACCGGCCGGTGCTGCCGCTGGTGCTGGGCGCGCTGGGGGTCGAGGAGCAGCGGCTCGCGCCCGGCGACGCCCTCGTGGTGCACCACCGCAAGGGTCGGGTCGTCGCCACCGAGGTGCAGCGGCCGCTCTGA
- a CDS encoding extracellular solute-binding protein: MRTTSFRRALVPGVAALALAVSGCAAGNDTSSASGSEGGESSLSGELAIGGASSQEAAQNAWIVGFQEANPDVTVTYDPVGSGGGRESFINGTYPTAGTDAYLTDDEGELSAATERCGGTAPIEIPNYVSPIAIVFNVDGVDELDLSPEAIAGIFAGEITQWDDPAIAETNPDADLPSEPINPVHRGDESGTTENFTTYLDAVAPDVWDAGVVETWPTEYGGEAGQGTSGVISAVTNGTNAIGYADASQAGDLAVANVGVGDEFVGPTPEAAAAILSASPRVEGREPQSFVFELDYTTAEAGTYPIVLVSYMMACQSYDGDGQGELAKAYLEYVLSPEGQEQGATEAGSAPLADDLEAEVTELVEGIQVG, translated from the coding sequence GTGCGCACCACTTCCTTCCGCCGGGCCCTCGTGCCGGGCGTCGCCGCGCTGGCCCTCGCCGTGAGCGGCTGCGCCGCCGGCAACGACACCAGCAGCGCGAGCGGCAGCGAGGGCGGCGAGTCGTCGCTCTCCGGCGAGCTCGCCATCGGCGGCGCGTCCTCGCAGGAGGCCGCACAGAACGCCTGGATCGTGGGGTTCCAGGAGGCCAACCCCGACGTGACGGTGACCTACGACCCTGTCGGCTCGGGCGGCGGTCGTGAGTCCTTCATCAACGGCACCTACCCCACGGCGGGCACGGATGCCTACCTCACCGACGACGAGGGCGAGCTCTCCGCGGCCACCGAGCGCTGCGGCGGCACCGCCCCGATCGAGATCCCCAACTACGTCAGCCCGATCGCCATCGTCTTCAACGTCGACGGCGTCGACGAGCTCGACCTGAGCCCCGAGGCCATCGCGGGCATCTTCGCCGGCGAGATCACCCAGTGGGACGACCCGGCCATCGCCGAGACCAACCCCGACGCCGACCTGCCGTCGGAGCCCATCAACCCGGTCCACCGCGGCGACGAGTCGGGCACGACGGAGAACTTCACCACCTACCTCGACGCGGTCGCCCCCGACGTCTGGGACGCCGGCGTCGTCGAGACCTGGCCGACCGAGTACGGCGGCGAGGCCGGCCAGGGCACCTCGGGCGTCATCTCAGCCGTCACCAACGGCACCAACGCCATCGGCTACGCCGACGCCTCGCAGGCCGGCGACCTGGCCGTGGCCAACGTGGGTGTTGGCGACGAGTTCGTCGGCCCGACCCCCGAGGCCGCCGCGGCGATCCTGTCGGCGTCCCCGCGCGTCGAGGGCCGCGAGCCCCAGTCGTTCGTCTTCGAGCTCGACTACACGACCGCCGAGGCCGGCACCTACCCGATCGTCCTGGTGTCCTACATGATGGCGTGCCAGTCCTACGACGGCGACGGCCAGGGCGAGCTCGCCAAGGCCTACCTCGAGTACGTCCTCAGCCCCGAGGGTCAGGAGCAGGGCGCCACCGAGGCCGGCTCGGCGCCGCTGGCCGACGACCTCGAGGCCGAGGTCACCGAGCTGGTCGAGGGCATCCAGGTCGGCTGA
- the pstC gene encoding phosphate ABC transporter permease subunit PstC has product MSTLTTGPSAGGPVGPGGLDESVGLSGSTSRRGDAVFAGLARSAGVLIMVVLAGVAIFLAIEGAPALYASGENAYGYDNIVLFVWPLLYGTLLAALLAMLICTPLAVGLALVISHYAPRRVARPIGYVIDLLAAVPSVVYGLWGRAVLAPAILPFYQWLGDNLGWLPFFEGPALSGRTILTAGIVLAVMALPIVTAICREVFLQTPKMHEEAALALGATRWEMVKMTVFPHSRSGIVSAVMLGLGRALGETLAVAMVLSATGIITINLISTSNPSTIAANIALDFGNASGTKINTLIFSGLVLFVVSFAVNFLGRYIADRGRKKLERG; this is encoded by the coding sequence GTGTCCACACTGACCACCGGCCCGTCCGCCGGCGGCCCCGTCGGCCCCGGCGGGCTCGACGAGTCCGTCGGGCTGAGCGGCAGCACCAGCCGCCGCGGCGACGCCGTCTTCGCCGGCCTCGCCCGCAGCGCCGGCGTGCTGATCATGGTCGTCCTCGCCGGGGTCGCGATCTTCCTCGCGATCGAGGGTGCCCCCGCGCTCTACGCGTCGGGGGAGAACGCCTACGGCTACGACAACATCGTCCTCTTCGTGTGGCCGCTGCTCTACGGCACGCTGCTCGCCGCGCTGCTGGCGATGCTGATCTGCACGCCGCTGGCCGTGGGCCTCGCGCTGGTGATCTCCCACTACGCCCCGCGCAGGGTGGCGCGGCCGATCGGCTACGTGATCGACCTGCTCGCCGCCGTGCCGAGCGTCGTCTACGGCCTGTGGGGGCGTGCCGTGCTCGCGCCGGCGATCCTGCCGTTCTACCAGTGGCTGGGCGACAACCTCGGCTGGCTGCCGTTCTTCGAGGGCCCGGCGCTCTCGGGTCGCACCATCCTCACCGCCGGCATCGTGCTCGCCGTGATGGCGCTGCCGATCGTGACCGCGATCTGCCGCGAGGTCTTCCTGCAGACGCCCAAGATGCACGAGGAGGCCGCCCTCGCGCTCGGCGCGACGCGGTGGGAGATGGTCAAGATGACCGTCTTCCCGCACTCGCGCTCGGGCATCGTCTCCGCGGTCATGCTCGGCCTGGGCCGCGCGCTCGGCGAGACCCTCGCGGTCGCGATGGTGCTCTCCGCCACCGGCATCATCACGATCAACCTGATCTCGACCTCGAACCCGTCGACGATCGCCGCCAACATCGCGCTGGACTTCGGCAACGCCTCGGGCACCAAGATCAACACGCTGATCTTCAGCGGCCTGGTGCTCTTCGTCGTCTCCTTCGCCGTCAACTTCCTCGGTCGCTACATCGCCGACCGGGGCCGCAAGAAGCTCGAGAGGGGCTGA